The following are from one region of the Salicibibacter kimchii genome:
- a CDS encoding carbamoyl phosphate synthase small subunit, whose protein sequence is MKGYLVLENGDVFPGQLLGASTATDVHGETVFFTGMTGYEDVATDPSYRGQIVVFTYPLIGNYGISDATQSEEWQPRALVIGECSSAGYHYQSKETLVSRAGGAPILTDVDTRALVKRIRTSGAVEAVITTDPEAVTWENITPMEEKALIKEVSTQKIESFGSGDTHIVLIDFGHKKAMVDALCAHGAKVTVVPYDTTLSTIEELEPDGLLLSNGPGNPKQLQAQLPTIKAAIMQYPTFAICLGHQLIALAFGGDTTKLAFGHRGPNQPVIDKRTGRVDMTAQNHSYVVDRASLKETELEVTHVNVNDESIEGLAHGRLPIQSVQYHPEAHPGPSDSRHLFSTFFRMIAKEKEVSVHA, encoded by the coding sequence ATGAAAGGGTACTTGGTATTAGAAAACGGCGATGTTTTTCCGGGGCAGTTGCTAGGGGCATCAACCGCGACGGATGTGCATGGAGAAACGGTATTTTTTACAGGCATGACAGGCTATGAGGACGTCGCAACCGACCCGTCGTACCGCGGCCAAATCGTCGTTTTCACTTATCCGCTCATCGGTAACTATGGAATCAGCGATGCAACGCAGAGCGAAGAATGGCAGCCTCGCGCGTTAGTGATAGGAGAATGTTCCTCGGCTGGGTATCATTATCAATCAAAAGAAACGCTTGTTTCCCGCGCTGGAGGGGCTCCCATTTTGACAGATGTGGATACTCGCGCGCTTGTGAAACGCATTCGCACTTCAGGCGCAGTGGAGGCGGTCATTACGACGGATCCTGAGGCGGTGACATGGGAAAACATAACTCCCATGGAAGAAAAGGCACTTATCAAAGAGGTATCTACGCAAAAGATAGAATCATTCGGCTCGGGAGATACCCATATCGTGCTCATTGATTTCGGCCACAAAAAGGCAATGGTTGATGCGCTTTGTGCCCACGGTGCCAAAGTAACTGTCGTTCCTTATGACACAACGCTCTCGACGATTGAAGAACTTGAGCCTGATGGATTGCTTTTATCCAATGGACCCGGAAATCCGAAGCAATTACAAGCGCAACTCCCGACCATTAAAGCGGCGATCATGCAGTATCCGACGTTTGCCATTTGCCTCGGCCACCAACTGATCGCGCTTGCGTTCGGTGGGGATACAACGAAATTGGCGTTCGGTCATCGCGGCCCTAATCAACCTGTCATTGACAAACGAACGGGGAGGGTCGATATGACCGCTCAAAATCACAGTTACGTGGTTGATCGCGCCTCTCTAAAAGAAACGGAACTCGAGGTCACGCACGTCAATGTGAATGACGAATCGATCGAGGGGCTTGCCCACGGGCGTTTGCCGATCCAGTCCGTTCAGTATCACCCGGAAGCACACCCGGGGCCGAGCGATAGTCGGCATTTATTTTCAACATTTTTTCGTATGATTGCCAAGGAGAAAGAAGTGAGCGTCCATGCCTAA
- a CDS encoding carbamoyl phosphate synthase large subunit, producing MPKKTHLRKILVLGSGPIVIGQAAEFDYAGTQACLALREEGCEVVLVNNNPATVMTDETCADKVYFEPLTLETLTLVLEKEQPDGLLATMGGQTGLNLALSAYESGLLDRSGVKLLGTPMASIQQGEDREAFRNLMHELNEPVPESTIVTSGKEAIDFGKGVGYPIIVRPAYTLGGGGGGVAGNETELETIVSGGLDASPINQCLVEKSIAGFKEIEYEVMRDANDTCISVCNMENIDPVGIHTGDSIVVAPSQTLSDRDYQMLRTASIKVIRALGIVGGCNIQFALDPYSDQYYLIEVNPRVSRSSALASKATGYPIARLAAKVGLGYGLHELKNPVTAHTYASFEPALDYVIVKFPRWPFDKFKDADRTLGTQMKATGEVMAIERNMQGAIQKAVRSLEIKLDGLRWPGVEDVSTTELETAIIYTDDRRFFYLLELMRRGYSSEKLAALTDINRFFLDHFQRLITSERKVEATAFAHIDADMLKTWKKEGFSDHWLASRWGISEKALRDFRFQNGITPSYHIVDTCAGEFEAETPYYYSTYHGMDEASDAGNKPKILIVGSGPIRIGQGIEFDYCSVNGANAVKNLGYETVMMNNNPETVSTDYETADKLYFEPLAAEDVIHVAERENVEGVLLQLGGQTSIALTEALETAGLQLFGAPFDVIDQLEDRGRFYELMQKADIAHIPGQTGVDANDTIKKAREIGYPVLLRPSYVIGGQGMSIFTSEKQLSEYVETHERDIAYPILIDAYVAGKELEVDVVTDGDRVFIPGIFEHIEKAGVHSGDSIAITPPYELSKANQQRIVTYAEKIARELDFVGLFNIQFVLSEGTLYVIEINPRASRTVPIFAKASGNNLINQAVQLLLGETWSKVLGEKQGLAIETSYYAVKAPVFSTEKLPGLDPLLGAEMKSTGELLSFGTTKEEAMHQAFAWKDDKIPAIYQQTGSIYSHIATDQKEACEPALQALKEAGFTIYDKATYSFERWLEDEDGLLYINIPPTGSRESVDERLAAERKRKMVVTDPETLRELVFARDNEHRVCAVETWKQRNLQRT from the coding sequence ATGCCTAAGAAAACACACCTAAGAAAAATCCTTGTGCTCGGTTCGGGGCCGATCGTGATCGGGCAAGCGGCAGAGTTTGACTACGCCGGGACGCAAGCATGCTTAGCCTTGCGGGAAGAAGGTTGTGAAGTCGTGCTCGTTAACAACAATCCGGCAACCGTCATGACCGATGAAACGTGCGCGGACAAAGTTTATTTTGAACCGCTCACGCTCGAGACGTTAACGCTCGTCCTTGAAAAAGAACAACCGGACGGATTGCTCGCGACGATGGGCGGGCAAACAGGTCTGAACCTGGCTCTTTCTGCTTATGAGTCCGGCCTGTTGGATCGAAGTGGGGTGAAATTGCTCGGCACTCCGATGGCCTCCATTCAACAGGGCGAAGACCGTGAAGCCTTTCGTAATTTGATGCATGAATTAAACGAACCTGTGCCGGAAAGTACGATCGTTACGTCGGGAAAAGAAGCGATTGATTTTGGCAAGGGCGTTGGCTACCCGATTATTGTCCGTCCGGCCTATACGCTTGGCGGTGGTGGTGGTGGCGTCGCCGGCAATGAAACGGAACTTGAAACGATCGTCTCCGGTGGACTTGATGCTAGTCCTATTAACCAATGCCTCGTGGAAAAAAGCATCGCCGGCTTCAAGGAAATCGAGTACGAAGTCATGCGTGATGCCAACGATACGTGCATATCGGTATGCAATATGGAAAATATTGATCCTGTCGGTATCCATACCGGGGACTCCATCGTTGTCGCTCCATCCCAGACGTTGAGCGACCGCGATTATCAGATGTTGCGCACGGCTTCGATCAAAGTGATTCGCGCCCTCGGCATTGTAGGAGGATGCAATATTCAGTTCGCCCTTGACCCGTACAGTGACCAGTATTATTTAATCGAGGTGAACCCGCGCGTCAGCCGTTCTTCCGCGCTTGCTTCCAAGGCAACCGGATACCCCATTGCCCGCCTCGCGGCGAAAGTCGGCCTCGGATACGGACTGCATGAACTGAAAAACCCGGTGACGGCCCACACGTACGCGAGTTTTGAACCTGCTCTTGATTATGTCATCGTGAAATTTCCCCGCTGGCCGTTTGACAAATTCAAGGACGCGGATCGCACCCTCGGGACCCAGATGAAAGCGACCGGCGAAGTGATGGCCATTGAACGAAACATGCAAGGGGCAATCCAAAAAGCAGTGCGTTCGCTGGAAATTAAGCTGGACGGTTTACGTTGGCCGGGGGTCGAAGACGTATCGACCACTGAACTGGAAACGGCAATTATATATACAGACGATCGTCGCTTCTTTTACTTGCTTGAATTGATGAGACGTGGGTACAGCTCGGAAAAACTGGCGGCGCTCACGGATATCAACCGATTTTTCCTTGATCATTTTCAACGCTTGATCACTTCAGAGAGAAAAGTCGAAGCAACCGCTTTTGCGCACATTGATGCTGACATGCTCAAGACGTGGAAAAAAGAAGGGTTCAGCGATCACTGGCTCGCCTCTCGTTGGGGTATTAGCGAGAAAGCATTGCGAGATTTCCGTTTCCAAAACGGAATTACTCCCTCGTACCATATCGTGGACACGTGCGCCGGGGAATTTGAAGCGGAGACGCCTTATTACTATTCAACGTACCATGGCATGGATGAAGCATCCGATGCCGGTAATAAGCCGAAAATTTTAATCGTTGGATCAGGGCCAATCCGCATTGGCCAGGGAATTGAGTTTGATTATTGTTCAGTCAATGGTGCTAATGCGGTGAAAAACCTCGGCTACGAAACGGTTATGATGAATAATAATCCGGAAACCGTAAGTACGGACTACGAGACCGCCGACAAACTTTATTTTGAACCGCTGGCGGCCGAAGATGTCATTCATGTCGCTGAGCGTGAAAACGTGGAAGGCGTTTTGTTGCAGCTTGGAGGGCAAACAAGCATCGCGCTTACGGAAGCGCTCGAAACTGCCGGCCTTCAACTGTTCGGTGCACCATTTGATGTCATTGACCAACTGGAAGATCGCGGGCGCTTTTATGAACTTATGCAAAAAGCGGATATTGCCCATATTCCAGGTCAAACCGGCGTCGATGCTAACGATACGATAAAAAAAGCAAGGGAAATCGGCTACCCTGTTTTGCTGCGCCCTTCCTATGTCATCGGAGGACAGGGCATGTCCATTTTCACCTCGGAAAAACAATTAAGCGAGTACGTGGAAACGCATGAGCGCGATATTGCCTATCCAATTCTCATCGATGCGTATGTTGCAGGAAAAGAACTGGAAGTCGACGTCGTCACAGACGGTGATCGTGTATTTATCCCTGGCATTTTTGAGCATATCGAAAAAGCAGGCGTTCATTCCGGCGATTCCATCGCGATCACCCCGCCGTACGAGCTTTCAAAGGCCAATCAGCAACGGATCGTGACGTATGCGGAAAAAATCGCGCGCGAACTCGATTTCGTCGGTCTTTTTAACATTCAATTTGTTTTGTCGGAAGGGACATTGTATGTGATTGAGATCAATCCCCGTGCCTCGCGGACGGTTCCGATTTTTGCAAAGGCGAGCGGCAATAATCTGATCAATCAGGCGGTTCAGTTGTTGCTGGGAGAAACTTGGTCGAAAGTACTTGGAGAAAAACAGGGCTTGGCAATCGAAACGTCTTATTACGCTGTTAAAGCACCGGTGTTTTCGACGGAAAAATTACCGGGGTTGGACCCATTATTAGGGGCGGAAATGAAATCGACGGGCGAACTCTTGAGTTTCGGTACGACGAAAGAAGAAGCGATGCATCAAGCATTTGCTTGGAAAGATGATAAAATCCCGGCCATTTATCAACAAACGGGAAGCATTTATTCCCACATTGCAACGGATCAAAAGGAAGCATGCGAACCGGCGTTGCAAGCGTTGAAAGAAGCGGGCTTTACCATTTATGACAAAGCCACCTATTCGTTTGAGCGCTGGCTTGAAGACGAGGACGGTCTGCTTTATATCAATATCCCTCCGACAGGCAGCCGGGAAAGTGTAGACGAACGGTTAGCAGCGGAGCGTAAGCGAAAAATGGTCGTCACCGATCCGGAAACGTTGCGCGAGTTGGTTTTCGCCCGTGACAATGAACATCGCGTATGTGCAGTTGAAACTTGGAAGCAGCGAAATTTACAAAGGACGTGA